The window ACCAGGGGCAGCAGTTCGGGACCGTCCTCGCCGACATCACGGCCGGCCCGTCGATGTCGTCGGACGTCCGGCTGAAGCCCGGAGCCAAGGCGCTGGGCTGGGTCGTCTTCGAGGTGCCGAAGGCGTCGAAGGCGGCCACCGTCACGTGGGGGATGGACTCGGGCTTCGCCGAGCAGATCGGGGAGTGGACGCTGTAGGACAGCACCGAGGGCGCGGGCCGGCGAACGGCACGCGCCCTCCGGCTCGCTCAACTCACCGTGCAGCTCTGGTCGCCCAGCTTGAACGCGGTCGGCTTCGCGTTCGCCCCCGACCAGCTCCCCGTGAACCCGAAGCTCACGGACGCACCGGCCGCCACATTCCCGTTCCAGCCGACGTTCTTCGCGGTCACCGCCGAGCCCGACTGGGTGTAGTCGGCGTTCCACGCCTGCGTGATCTGCTGCCCGCCCGCGAAGGACCAGCCAAGGGACCAGCCGCTCCAGGCGCTTGAGCCGGTGTTGGACAGCTGTACGTCCGCCTGGAAGCCGCCCGACCACTGGTTGGTGACCTTGTACGTCACCGCGCAGGCGCCGGTCGGCGTCGGTGTGGGATCGGTTCCGCCACCGCCGTCTCCGCCATCGGTGTCGGAGGTGTCGCCGTAGATGACGCCCCGGCCGTTCGTCGAGACGTACACGCGTCCGTACACGCGCGGGTCACCCGTGATTGCCGCCCCCGTCCAACCCCACTGGTGGGCGTCGTCGTTGACACGGGTCCAGGTCGCGCCCTTGTCCGTCGACCGGAAGATGCCGCGTACGCCGCCGATCTTCGCGCTGGTGTACAGCGTCTGGTACGACGCCCCCGTCGCCGCCTTGCCGAAGCCGATCGCGTCGGCCTGCTCGACGTTGGAGAGTTTCGTGAAGCTCGCGCCGCCGTCCGTCGAGTGCCACAGGCCGTACGCCCCGTCCGTCGCACCCCCCGCCAGCCACACGTCACCCTTCACCCCGGGCAGCGCCTTGAAGCGAACGCTGTCTCCGCTCGGCAGCCCGGTCGCGGGGGACGCGGTGAAGGTCGCGCCGCCGTCCGTGCTGACGTAGAACTTCCCGGACTTGAAGCCGTAGAAGACCTTCGGGTCGACCCGGTCGGACTCGACTGTCGCCCCGGCCGGAATGCCGGTGGCGGCCGACCAGGAGTTGCCGAAGCCCGTCGCGTACTGCACGCCGGTCCCGCCGGGGCTCCACACGAACCGGCTGCCGTCGGCCGCCGCGGCCACCGTGCCGCCCTCGCTGACGCCCGAAGGATCGGTCCCCGCGAACCAGTTGGCGCCGTTGTCCGTCGAGAACGCGATGTGCGGGCCCGAGTCCAGGTTGCCGACCCGGACGACGGTGTTGGGGTTGGTCTCGGCGTAGTCCAGGCTGGTGGTCGTGGTGAAGTTCGGCTGCGTGAACATCATCGACGGCACCTTGGTGAGGTCCGTGTGCCGGAAGCCGCCGATGTCACCGAGCGCGCTCAGGAGCGGGGCGCCCGACGGGGGAGAGGCGAGGTCGTTGACCGCCGTCTCCTCCAGGCCCTGCACCATCGGCTTGATGGTGAACTGGCTCCCGCTGTCCCACTTCGTCAGATCCTCGGTGCCGTAGATCGTCGCACCCGTCCCGTACATCATCCGGTTCGAGTTGAACGGGTCGATCTCCAGCGCCTCCGTCATCCACCCCAGCTTCGGCGTCTGTTCGGGCGGCGACGGGTTCGCGCCCCAGGCCAGCCACGGGGAGGACGAGACGTCCATGGTGTAGCGGTTGGCGCGGTTGGGGTACGACGTGTAGTCCCACGCCTTCGTCCAGGTGCCGCCGCTGTCCGTCGAGCGGAAGATCTGGGTGTCCGGCCACCAGGAGCTGTACGCCGTCGCCATCACCGTGCCGGGCTTCTGCCGGTCGACGGTCAGGCCGGCGAAGCCGTAGTAGGTGTCGGCCTCGGCGACCGGGCTGATGTTCGTCCAGGTGCCGGTCGCCGTCGCGTACCGCCACAGCTGGCCCTTGCCGCCGTCGTACGGGCCGCCCTTGTCGCTGTAGGCGAGGTAGAGGTAGCCGTTCGTCGCGTCCAGGACACCCTTGTGGGCCAGGTATCCCGTCGGCTGCCCGGCGACCCGCGACCAGGTCGCGCCCGCGTCCGTCGACCGGTACACGGCGTTGTCCTTGTCGGCGACCCCGACGTAGATGGTCTTGGTGGCGTTCCCGGACGACCCCGTGGACTCGTCGAAGGTGACCCAGACGATGCCCTGGTTGTCGCTGGCGTAGCCGCTCGTGTCGCTCGGATCCTGCGCGTAGTTGCCGACGTTGGGGAAGTTCGCCACCTGCGACCAGGTCACCCCGGAGTCCGTCGACCGCCACAGCCCCTTGCCGCTGGGCGCGCCCAGATACAGCACGCTGTTCGTGTTCGGGTCGACCGCCAGCCGCTCACCCATGCCGCGGCCCGGCATGTTGCCGCCCAGCTTGAACGGCAGGTTCGCCTTCTGCCAGCTCGCGCCCCGGTCGGAGGAGCGCATGACCGCGCCGTTCTTCGGGTCCCAGCTGTTGGTGTACGTCCCGACCGCCGCGTACACCTTGTCCGGGTCCACGGAGTCGGACGCCAGGCTCACCACACCGGTGTGCCCCCAGTCGTCCCAGCCGACCGAGTCCAGCAGCGGCGCCCAGGTCTTCGTCGACTCCTGCCAGCGGTAGGCGCCGCCGATGTCGGTGCGCGCGTAGGCGAGGTTCTTCTCCTTGCGGTTGAAGACGATGCCGGGGACAAAGCCGCCCCCGTCGATACGGGCGTTCTTCCAGGTGTAGGTGTCGGCGGCGATCGACACCTCCTTGGCGGCAGGGGCGGCGAGTGCGGGCGGCGCGCCCGCGAGCAGCCCGGCCGCGAGGGCCAGCGCGGCGGTGAGGATGCGGGTTCTTCGCACGGTGGGGTCCTTCCTGAGAGAGGAACGCGCGACGACCGGGCGGCCCCCAGTGCGGGAGGGGGCCGCCCGGCGGTTCGGCCTCGCCGTCAGGTGACGAGACCACATACGCGGAGCTTTCAAGCGGTTCCGAGGAATCGCCGTGGACGGGAGCGCCCCGTAAGGGGCGCGGGGAACTGCGCGACCAGCCACAACCGGACCCGCAGCCGAACACGGCCCAACCCGCGGAGCGCCCGGCGGGGACTATTCGAGAAGCTCCGCGTACGAACCCATGGCCAAGGCGATGTCCGCCTGGGCCCAGAACCGGTGATACGTGAACGACGGCGCCGCACCACCCGCGAGATACGCCTCGATCTTCGACCAGGCCGGGTCGTCCTCGTAGAACGAGCGGATCGAGTCGAAGGTCGACGACGAGTTGATCGCGTCGCCGTTCGGCATGGTGCCGGTCCAGCCGCTCGGGACGTAGATCCCGTCGTCGAAGCGGTTGTAGTCGGCGCGGGTCTCCGGGACGGCGATACCGAGGTCGTCCTGGTAGTTGTCCCACATGCCGTCCAGCAAGGCCTTCGCCGTCGTCGCGGCCGCCGTGTCACCGGAGCGGTCGGCGTAGTACGTCAGGGTCTTGGCGTACGCGGCCGCCACGCCGACGTCGTTGGTGTAGTCGGCGACGGTGACGTGAAGTCCGTTGTTCGCGCCCGGACTTGACGCGTTCCAGGTGTCGGGCTGGCCCGACCACTGGAGCGTCGACGGGATCCGGAACGTGCCGTCCGGGTTGACGGTCGTCTCGGACAGCGCCCACTTGACCCACTTGTCGAGTACGGCCTTCGCTGCCGCGTTGCCCGTCTGCTGGTAGTACTCGGCGACCCGCTCCATCGACCACGCCTGGAAGCCGAACCACTGGTTGGACGGCGGGTCGTGGTAGACGGGCTGCTGGTCGTAGTACATGCCGTAGAACGTCGACTTCCCGGCCGGCGGAGTCGCGTAGCGGCCCGCCCAGCTGTTGGTCGCACCGCCCGCGATCGCGCCCTCGCTGGACTGCAGCCAGCGGTAGAACTCGACCTGCCGCTCAAGGGACTTGGCCCAGTCCGCCTGCCCCGTCGCCGACTTGGGCTTCAGGTCGGCGTAGTTGGACAGGGCGTACGCGGCCATCGGGTTCTGGTAGCCGCCGTGCGCGTGGCTGGAGCCGATGCGCCAGGCCCAGCCCGCCGAGGTGTCGGTGGCGCCGCCCCACGCGTAGTACCAGGACAGCAGGTAGAACGAGGCGTCCTTGCCGGTGCCCGCCGGGCAGGACGAGGCGCCCACACAGTTGCCGACCTTCTTGAAGTACTTGTCGTACATCGCGTAGCGCAGGTAGTCGCCCATCTTCGCGGCCTTGGCCACGGTCGCGGAGATCTGGCTGCCCTTGCCCTGCTCGTCGGCCCACTTGTCGGCCCAGTACGCGGCCTGCACGGCACGCGCGTCGGCGTCCGGGGCGTTGGTGAACTTCCACTGCTTGGCGTAGGAGGCGTCACCGGTGAACAGGTCCAGGTACCCGTTCTTCCCGCCGTACTTGAAGGCGTCGCAGGTCGGCTGCGGCACCGTCTCCCACACCGACTCCTGCGCGCCGCGCTGGAAGGTGTTGATGTACGACGGCCCGGTGTCCGTCGGCCCCGCCTCGCACTTGCCCGGCGAGTTCCCGTAGCTGTAGACGTTGTCGACGTCCTGGAGCCAGTGCATGCCGTAGACGTCGTCCGTGCCGTACGCGCTCTTCAGCTCACCCGCGATCGGGTCCGAGCCGACCGAGACCGACGTGTCGAGCTTCGCCGGGTACTCGTTCGGGGTGTCCAGCTCGGGGGCGTAGGTCGCCGGCTTCGAGGCGTTGTAGAAGGAGTTGGTCGGCTGGTCGGCGTGGGTCGGGATCATGTACTTCTCCATGATCTCCCAGGCGCCGTTGAACTTGGCCCAGTCGCCCGTCACCTTGCCGTACATGGCTTGCAGCCAGAGCAGATAGCTGTACGCCTCCGACGTGGTCTCGTGACCGTGGTCCGGAGCCTCGACGATCAGCGTCTCGACCGAGTGGTAGGGGATGCCCTCGGGTGAGAAGTAGCCGTTCGCCGGGTTGGTGATCTTGCCGTACAGCTCCAGGAACCGGGCGTCGTACGCCTTCGTCGCCGCGATCTGGGTCACCGTGACCGACGCCTTGGCGTGCCCGGTGGCCGTCGACTCGAAGGTCGCCGAGCCGGTGCCGGAGTTGGCGGCCGTGATGGTCACCTGCTGGGCGGTGTTCCAGTTCGAGGGCGTGAAGGTGAGCGAGGCGCCGCCGGTCACCGACAGGCCCGAGTTGCCACTCGCGCGTGCGGTGGTGACGGTGACGTTGGCCGACGGCTGCGTCGACAGCTTGATGTCGTACGACGCCGTCTTGCCCTGCTGGACCGGGAGTTGGGTCTGCGAGGCCACCACGGCGGGACCCGAGGCGACCGTGACGCCGACCGGCGTGGACTCCCCGGACGCGCCCAGGCTGTCGTACGCCTTCGCGAGGAGCGAATGACTGCCCACGGTCAAACTTGAGGCCGAGAGCGAGTACGGGGCCGTCGTGTCCGTGCCCAGCAGCGTGGTGTTGTCGTAGAACTCCACCTTGCTGATGGTGGCGTTGTCCGCGGCCGCGGCGGTGGCCGCGAGCGGGACTGCGTCGCCCTGCGAGTAGACGGCGCCCGCCGCCGGGCTGGTCAGCACGGTGATGGGGGGTTGGTGGGCGCCCGTGCAGGAGGTGCCGTTGATCGCGAAGTTCGTCGGGGCGGCGTTGCTGCCGCTGTAGGTGAACTGCGCGCCGGTGGTGACCGCGGCTCCGGTGGCGATCTTGCCGTTGTAGCCGGCGTCCTTCACCGTGATCGACTGGCCGGACTGGGACCAGGTGCCGTTCCAGCCGTTGCTGAGCTTCTGGTTGCCCGCGTAGCTGTACGTCAGGGTCCAGCCGTCGATGACGTCCGTGCCGCGGTTGGTGATCGTCAGTTCCGCGGTGAAGCCGGAACCCCAGTCATTGGTCTTGTAGTCGACACTGCACTGAACTACCGCGGCCTGAGCGGGTGTCGAGCCCGTGCTCAGCATCGTCAAGGGAAGCGCCATGGCTGCGACGACGGCTGTCCACAACCGTCGTACGGTTCTGCGTCTGCGTGGGGGATGCACGTGCTGGTTCCTCCTTGCGGCTCGGAGAAGTCAAGGCTTGAACCAGTGGGAGCGCTCCCATAGTGGGGATGGGGGTGCAAGGGGTCAAGATGCTTGAAGAGTCGAAAAGATTCGACGGATTTAGTTGAGGGAAAGTCAGCAACTCCTCTGTCCTTTACTGTCACTTGGCGCTAGCTTCATTGACACCAGTGGGAGCGATTCCATCAGTCGACGCGTCCGTCATGGCGCGCCTGAACTGCAAGGAGTCGCTCATGCGACACCCCCCGCGTTCAGTACTTTTAGCCGTCACCGGCACGGTCGCCCTCATCGCGGCCGTGACGGTGCCGGCCTTGCACGTCTCCGGGAACAAGCTCGTGGACGCCGACGGCACCACCCGTCGCCTGCTCGGCGTCCATCGTTCCGGCGGCGAGTTCATGACCGGGTGGCCCGAGTGAAGGCGCCGACAACCTGATCCTGCTCGGCGGGCTCGCGTACGCGAACGGCCTGAGCCAGTGGCTGACGTACCAGCCCACCGACCCGGTGGGCGATCTCGCCGCGGCATGGCACGTCTACAACTTCAACTCCTGCGTGAACGAGAGCTGCTGGAACTCCACGCTCGCCCCGTCGCGGCCCAAGTGCCGTTGGCGGCGGGTGAGATCGGGGAGATCACCTGCGCGCACTCCTTCATCGACCAGGTCATGAAGTGGTTCGACGACCGCGGCCTGTCCTACCTGGGCTGGACCTGGAACACGTGGAACTGCGGCTCCGGGCCGGCCCTGATCTCCAGTTGCGACGGAACTCCCACGTCGTACGGCACAGGGCTGCGTGATCACCTGCGCGCCCTCGACGGATAACCCCTCTCATCCCTGACGGAGAAGGAACCCGCACATGAGTCGTACCAGAACAGCGATGCTCGCCGCCCTGGCGCTGGTCGCCGGGGCCTCGGGGACCGCGCTCGCCGCGAACGTCCCCCAGGACATCGGCACGGCAGCCGTCCCCTGCACCGTCGACTACAAGGTGCAGAATCAGTGGGACACCGGCTTCACCGCCGCGGTGACGGTCACCAACCAGGGGGCCGCCAAGTCGAACTGGTCGGTGAAGTGGTCGTACGCCGGAAACCAGAAGGTCACCAGCGGCTGGAACGCGAAGATCAGCCAGAGCGGCGCGGCCGTCACCGCCACCAATGAGACCTACAACGGGACCCTGTCGACAGGCGGTTCGGTCAGCTTCGGCTTCCAGGGCACCTACAGCGGCACCAACGCGATCCCGGCCACCTTCACCCTCGACGGCGTGACCTGCAACGTCGACGGCGGCGGACCCACGGACCCCCCGGACCCCGGCCCCACCGGCCCGAAGGTCGACAACCCGTACTCCGGCGCCAAGGTGTACGTGAACCCCGAGTGGTCCGCGAAGGCCGCCGCCGAACCGGGCGGCAGCCGTATCGCCAACCAGCCGACGGGCGTCTGGCTGGACCGGATCGCTGCCATCAACGGCGTGAACGGTGGCATGGGGCTGCGCGACCACCTCGACGAGGCCCTCACCCAGAAGGGCTCCGGCGAGCTCGTCGTCCAGCTGGTGATCTACAACCTGCCGGGACGTGACTGCGCGGCCCTCGCCTCCAACGGCGAGCTCGGCCCGACGGAGCTCGGCCGCTACAAGACCGAGTACATCGACCCGATCGCCGCGATCCTCGCCGACCCGAAGTACGCCTCGCTGCGGATCGTCACCACGATCGAGATCGACTCGCTGCCGAACCTCGTCACCAACACCGGCAGCCGTCCGACGGCCACCCCGCAGTGCGACGTGATGAAGGCCAACGGCAACTACCAGAAGGGCGTCGGCTACGCCCTCAACAAGCTCGGTGACGCGGCCAACGTCTACAACTACATCGACGCCGGACACCATGGCTGGATCGGCTGGGACGACAACTTCGCCGCCAGCGCCACCGTGATGAAGGAGGCCGCCACCTCCGAGGGCGCCACCGTCAACGACGTGCACGGCTTCATCGCCAACACGGCCAACTACAGCGCCCTGAAGGAGAACAACTTCACCATCAACGACTCCGTGGCCGGCAAGTCGGTCCGCGAGTCGAAGTGGGTCGACTGGAACCGGTACGTCGACGAGCTGTCCTTCGCGCAGGGCTTCCGCAACCAGCTGGTCACGACCGGCTTCAACTCCGGTATCGGCATGCTGATCGACACGTCGAGGAACGGCTGGGGCGGCAGCGCACGGCCTGCCGGTCCGGGTGCGACGACCGACGTCGACACCTACGTCAACGGCGGGCGCTACGACCGCCGTATCCACGTCGGCAACTGGTGCAACCAGTCCGGTGCCGGCCTCGGCGAGCGTCCGCAGGCCAACCCGGCGGCCGGGATCGACGCGTACGTCTGGATCAAGCCGCCGGGTGAGTCCGACGGCTCCAGCACGGCGATCCCGAACGACGAGGGCAAGGGCTTCGACCGGATGTGCGACCCGACCTACACGGGCAACCCGCGCAACGGCAACAGCATGTCCGGCTCCCTGCCGAACGCCCCGCTGTCCGGCCACTGGTTCTCGGCGCAGTTCCAGCAGCTGATGCAGAACGCGTACCCGCCGCTGTCGTAGTGCGGTGACGGCGACTTCCGCCGGGGTCGGTCAGCTCTCCCGAGCCAGGCCCCGGCGGATCGCGAACTCCACCGGCGAGTAGTCGCCGTCCGCCCGCTCCAGCTCGTGGGGCAGCGCCGACATCAGCGGCGGCTGCGCCATGAAGCGGGGGCGGGTGCCGTGGTGGGGCTGGGCCGCGTGCACCAGGAACGGATGGCAGAGGTAGACGTCGCCGGGGCGACCGGTGGCGTGGGCGAGCGGGCGGTGCGCGGAGGCCTCGGCGACCTTCGGGCCGAGCTCCAGGAAGGAGGCGCCGGCCTCGCCGTACGGTTCCAGGACCGGCGGTACGTCGAGATGGGAGCCGACCCGGATGCGGGTCGGGGCGTCGTCCTCGGTGACCTCGCTGAACAGGAAGAGCATGAGCAGCGCACGGTCCTTCGAGCGCACGTTCGTGTGCGGGTGCTCGGCGCCTTCGGGCACGTAACTGCCCTCGATGTGCCAGCCCGCGTCGTTCGGTTCCTCCTCGTGCGGGAACCGCAGCGGGAAACTGCCCAGCGAATAGCGTGACTGCCAGCGGTCCTCACCCACCAGCACATCGAAGGCCTCGTGCAGGACGGGCGTGTTGACGGCCGCCGCGAAGGGGCCCTGCGCCATGTCGTACACCCAGTGCACGGGGTCCTTCCAGGTGCCCGGGTCCTGCGGGTCGTACCCCGTCTCCCGCCACAGCAGCCGCGCGCAGTGCTCGGCGACGCGCGGCGGAAAGGCGCCCTCGATCTTCACGAACCCGTCCTCGAGGAAGCGCTTCACCATCTCGTCGTCCATCGGGCCATCGTGGGCGATAGGCCACGACGGCCGCATCCTATTTTCGTGCCATGGTTTTGCCGTTACGGCAATGACAGTGGCCCCGCGACGGTGCGTCGGCGCACGCTGGCCCCATCCGAAGGAGAGGCTGACGAGCATGGCGCACCACCACCACGACGGAGGCCACCGGGCCGGCCACCACCACCACGACCACACCGACATCGACTGGAGCGAGATGGCCCCGCACCTGGAGGCCCAGGCGGAGCTGTTCACGCCCCTGTACGAGCACGCCATGGCCTGGCTGGCCAAGCGGCAGACCGAGCCCGGGCTGATCGTGGACGTGGGCAGCGGACCCGGCGTCGTCGCCTGTCTGCTCGCCGACACCTTCCCCGGCGCCCGGATCGTCGCCGTCGACGGATCCGCACCGCTCCTCGAGCGGGCCCGGGCGCGGGCCGAGCGGCTGGGCGTCGCCGACCGCTTCGGCACCCTCGCCGGTGAACTGCCGGACGTCCTCGGCGACTTGGACTACCCGGCCGATCTGCTCTGGGCCGGCCGCAGCCTGCACCACCTCGGCGACCAGCGCGCCGCCCTCGCCGCGTTCGCCGCCCGCCTCACGCAGGGCGGCACCCTGGCCCTGCAGGAGGGCGGCCTGCCGGCCCGGTTCCTGCCGCGCGACCTCGGCTTCGGGCGGCCCGGACTGCAGGCGCGCCTCGACGCGCTGGAGGAGGAGTGGTTCGCCGCGATGCGCGCGGACCTGCCCGGTTCCGTCGCCGAGACCGAGGACTGGCCGGCACTGCTCGCCTCCGCAGGCCTCCGGCCCACCGGCACCCGCACCTTCCTCCTCGACCTGCCCGCGCCGACCACCGACCGGGCCCGCGCTTACGCCGTCGCCTCCCTGACCCGCACCCGCGAGGGTCTCGGGGACCACCTCGACGTCGATGACCGCGCGACCCTCGACCGGCTCCTCGACCCGGACGACAAGGCGAGCGTGCACCACCGGCCGGACGTGTTCGTCCTCGCGGCGCAGACGGTGTACACGGCGGTTCGGACGAAGTGAGCCTTGACTTCGAGAACTCTCCAAGTGATGGAATCCCCGTCGTCCGAACGAAACGCAGGGGGATCACCATGACCGGATCGACCATGACCGGATCGACCACGACCGGATCGGCCGCGACCGACTCTCCGGTCGCGCTCATCACCGGCGGCGGCAGCGGCATCGGCGCCGCGGTCGCGCGACAGCTGCTGGACGCCGGGTACCGGGTCACCGTCACCGGCCGCGGCGAGGCACGGCTGCGGGGCTTCGCCGAGGAACTCGGGGACCCGGACGGCCTGTTGACGATCGTCGGGAGCGCAGCCGAGTACGGCGACGTACAGGCGGCCGTCGACACGACACTCAAGACCTTCGGCCGACTCGACACAGTCGTCGCCAACGCCGGTTTCGCCACCCACGACTCGGTCGCCGAGGGCGACCCGTCCGGCTGGACCGAGATGGTGCTGACCAACGTCCTCGGCCCGGCCCTGCTGATCCGCGCCTCCATCGACGCCCTCAAGGAGACCCGCGGCCGGATCGTCCTCGTCGGCAGCGTCGCCGGGTTCGTGCCCGGGCCGGGCAACATCTACGGGGCGACGAAATGGGCGGTGACCGGGCTCGCCGAGAACACCCGGCGGCAGGTCACCGATTGGGGCGTCGGCGTGACCCACATCGCGCCCGGCCGCGTCGAGACACCGTTCTGGGACAGCTACGGCAGCCTGCCGCCGGGGCATCTGCTGACCGCTGACCAGATCGCCGACTCGGTGGTGTGGGCCATCCGGCAGCCCGACGGCGTCGACATCAACACCGTCGTCGTACGGCCGCTCGGACAGCCCAACTGACGTACAGCTGCGTTGAGTTGCCGGGTTCCGGTCGCTCCGGCCTCAGTTGTCCCGGATGAACTCCTCCGCGAGCTCCTCGCCCAGCGAGACCGCCGCGCTGTGGCTCTCGATGGGCGAGACGCGGGAGTTCTCGAAGAGGATGTACGTCACGCCGGAGGCGGTGCCGCCGGTCGCCGGGTCGGGGTCGATGCCGAGTGCCTCGGCGGCGGCGTAGGAGGCCTCGCCGATGACGCTCCGCGGACCGGTGTCGCCGACGACGGCGTACAGCACCTGGTCGTCGTGGATGACGGCGACCACGCCGCCGCCCTCGATGCCCGCCGCGGAGTGGTCCCAGATGTCGCTGATGCCGGGGACGACGACATAGGGCAGCGTGTCGGACCGCAGCGGTCGGCCGTCGGACTGGTGGAACGCGGTGTCGGGCTGGAACGAGGGGTCGGTGTACTCGTTGCACCGGTCGGTGCGCTGCCCGTCGCAGTCGATGTCCAGGTCGGCCGTCCAGAAGACGGCGCCGTTCCCGCCGCACACCGGGATGGTGGGCGAGGCCCCCTCGTCGGTGCGGTACATGCCGTTCGAGATCTGCGAACACGACGTCACCTTCGCGAGCAGGTCGGCCGCGCTGACCGAGCCTTCCCGGGCGGACGGCGATCGTGACATGCCGGAGGCGCTCGCGGGGAGCAGTCCGGCGGCGAGCAGCGCGGCGCCGGAGGCCGCGACGAGGGTCAGTCTTCGGATGTGCACCGTGCGGGGGCCCTTCTGTTAGGAAAACTTCCTGACCTGCGCTGATTGCGGCGTCATGACCCCAGTAGAAGACTGGACATGCCGAAGATTTCGGATATGGGCCCGGATTTCCGGGAGGTGTCATGTTCGTACGCGCCATCTACACGACCGGCGATCCCGCGAAGATCGACACGGCCATCAGGGCAATGAACACCGAGGGGCGGGACTTGCTGGAAGAGCGTCCGGGCTACCGCGGGGCAAGTGTCTTCGTGGACCGGACGCTCGGGAAGCTGCTCGCGGCGAGCTGGTGGGAGTCGGAGGAGGACCGGCGCAACAGCGACGAGGTGTTGCGCGAGCGGCGGCCGGCGATGCTGGAGCCGTTCGCGGGGACACTGGCGGTCTTCAACTACGAGGCGTTGGTCTTCCACCAGGTGCGGCAGCCGCAGGCGGGCGGCGGACTGCGGCTCACCAGGCTGGAGTTCGACCCCATGGACACGGATCTGCTCGCCGACACGTTCCGGGCGACGGTGGTGCCCAAGCTGGACACCCTCACGGGGCTGGCCAGGGCGTCGCTGTTGGTCGACCGGGAGCGGGGGCGCGGGATGGTCGGAGCCGTCTTCGTCGACCAGGCGTCCCTGGCGGCGTCCCGCGCGGGCCAGGCGGCGGCCCGGCAAGAAGGTGCGGCCAAGGCGCATGTGACCGTGACCGGGCTGGAGGAGTTCGAGGTCGTCTTCACCGATGTGCGCGGTGACTGAAACGCCCCGTACGCGTCCGCCCGCCGCTCATACGGTTGAGCGGCGGGCGGACGGTCGTGGTGAAGCGGGCGTCAGGCCACGTCGAACGTCGCCGGGTCCGGACCGATCCGCCGGTCCTCGTTCAGCGCG of the Streptomyces sp. T12 genome contains:
- a CDS encoding glycoside hydrolase family 75 protein — translated: MHIRRLTLVAASGAALLAAGLLPASASGMSRSPSAREGSVSAADLLAKVTSCSQISNGMYRTDEGASPTIPVCGGNGAVFWTADLDIDCDGQRTDRCNEYTDPSFQPDTAFHQSDGRPLRSDTLPYVVVPGISDIWDHSAAGIEGGGVVAVIHDDQVLYAVVGDTGPRSVIGEASYAAAEALGIDPDPATGGTASGVTYILFENSRVSPIESHSAAVSLGEELAEEFIRDN
- a CDS encoding SDR family oxidoreductase, which produces MTGSTMTGSTTTGSAATDSPVALITGGGSGIGAAVARQLLDAGYRVTVTGRGEARLRGFAEELGDPDGLLTIVGSAAEYGDVQAAVDTTLKTFGRLDTVVANAGFATHDSVAEGDPSGWTEMVLTNVLGPALLIRASIDALKETRGRIVLVGSVAGFVPGPGNIYGATKWAVTGLAENTRRQVTDWGVGVTHIAPGRVETPFWDSYGSLPPGHLLTADQIADSVVWAIRQPDGVDINTVVVRPLGQPN
- a CDS encoding trans-aconitate 2-methyltransferase; translation: MAHHHHDGGHRAGHHHHDHTDIDWSEMAPHLEAQAELFTPLYEHAMAWLAKRQTEPGLIVDVGSGPGVVACLLADTFPGARIVAVDGSAPLLERARARAERLGVADRFGTLAGELPDVLGDLDYPADLLWAGRSLHHLGDQRAALAAFAARLTQGGTLALQEGGLPARFLPRDLGFGRPGLQARLDALEEEWFAAMRADLPGSVAETEDWPALLASAGLRPTGTRTFLLDLPAPTTDRARAYAVASLTRTREGLGDHLDVDDRATLDRLLDPDDKASVHHRPDVFVLAAQTVYTAVRTK